Proteins co-encoded in one Kribbella solani genomic window:
- a CDS encoding ABC transporter ATP-binding protein, producing MRNLRILRLWLSTSFRAAPLLMTLSTVLVAARAITAPTQTYGVSRLVDGIASDRSSTIAVGIAIIIGGLAVSFVADGLGWPLQDTAQERMAGRVHADLLDVTTGIPGLSQHERPDVADRLELVRERAWRMGVGAEVMLWAFATVTNTATVLTLLGSVHPLLLVLPLLGGARIWSAYLSSTRQQKAWEDSMPQERLVDRLIEMSKDPRTGLELRVFGLGKVLIDKIFALQTERFNRRVEAARWGGKIDGSVRLGFGLAYAAAVVWVVARARNGEASAGDVVLVLLLAPQIDQMTGGIAQNVYWVGEVVRSFSRYDWLREYAKQNAWRTSRTKAPERLTSGIELRDVGFSYPGSESAVLSGIDLKIPAGAAVALVGENGAGKTTLVKLLARMYDPTAGQVLIDGTDLATIQPDAWRSQLSAGFQDFVKFELTAREVVGIGDVARLGDEDAVLAAVARGDAESVVAGLPNGLDSQLGKKFANGVELSGGQWQRLALARAFMRERPLLLLLDEPTAALDPEAEHRLYEQYADAAKIAAAETGGITVLVSHRFSTVRMADLIVVMHQGRVEEFGTHAELVGANGRYAELFELQARAYR from the coding sequence ATGCGTAACTTGCGAATCCTCAGGCTCTGGCTGAGTACGTCCTTCCGGGCGGCGCCGTTGCTGATGACGTTGTCGACCGTGCTGGTCGCGGCGCGGGCGATCACGGCACCGACGCAGACGTACGGTGTGAGCCGCCTGGTGGACGGGATCGCGTCGGACCGGTCGAGCACGATCGCGGTCGGGATCGCGATCATCATCGGCGGTCTGGCGGTGTCCTTCGTCGCGGACGGTCTGGGCTGGCCGCTGCAGGACACCGCGCAGGAGCGGATGGCCGGCCGCGTCCACGCCGACCTGCTGGACGTGACCACCGGGATTCCGGGCCTGTCCCAGCACGAGCGTCCGGATGTCGCCGACCGCCTCGAGCTGGTCCGCGAGCGCGCGTGGCGGATGGGCGTCGGTGCCGAGGTGATGTTGTGGGCGTTCGCCACGGTGACCAACACCGCGACAGTGCTCACCCTGCTCGGCTCCGTGCACCCCTTGCTGTTGGTGCTCCCGTTGCTGGGCGGCGCGCGGATCTGGTCGGCGTACCTGAGCAGCACGAGGCAGCAGAAGGCCTGGGAGGACTCGATGCCGCAGGAGCGGCTCGTGGACCGGCTGATCGAGATGTCGAAGGACCCACGGACCGGGCTCGAGCTGCGCGTGTTCGGGCTCGGCAAGGTCCTGATCGACAAGATCTTCGCGTTGCAGACCGAGCGCTTCAACCGGCGCGTCGAGGCGGCACGCTGGGGTGGCAAGATCGACGGTTCGGTCCGGCTCGGGTTCGGTCTCGCGTACGCCGCGGCCGTCGTTTGGGTGGTCGCCCGCGCGCGGAACGGCGAGGCGTCGGCGGGTGACGTCGTCCTGGTGCTGCTGCTCGCACCACAGATCGACCAGATGACCGGCGGTATCGCGCAGAACGTGTACTGGGTCGGTGAGGTCGTGCGGAGCTTCAGCCGGTACGACTGGCTGCGCGAGTACGCGAAGCAGAACGCCTGGCGTACGAGTCGGACGAAGGCACCGGAGCGGTTGACGTCGGGCATCGAGCTGCGCGACGTCGGTTTCTCGTACCCGGGTTCGGAGTCAGCTGTGCTGAGTGGGATCGACCTGAAGATCCCGGCCGGCGCGGCGGTCGCGCTGGTGGGGGAGAACGGTGCCGGCAAGACGACGCTGGTGAAGCTGCTGGCCCGGATGTACGACCCGACCGCCGGGCAGGTGCTGATCGACGGGACCGATCTCGCCACGATCCAGCCGGACGCGTGGCGGTCGCAGTTGTCGGCCGGGTTCCAGGACTTCGTGAAGTTCGAGCTGACCGCGCGCGAGGTGGTCGGGATCGGCGACGTCGCGCGGCTGGGGGACGAGGACGCGGTGCTGGCGGCGGTCGCGCGCGGCGACGCGGAGTCGGTGGTCGCCGGATTGCCGAACGGGCTGGACTCTCAGCTGGGGAAGAAGTTCGCCAACGGCGTGGAACTGTCCGGCGGGCAGTGGCAGCGGCTCGCGCTGGCCCGAGCCTTCATGCGCGAGCGACCGCTGCTGCTCTTGCTGGACGAGCCGACGGCCGCGCTCGACCCGGAAGCCGAACACCGCCTGTACGAGCAGTACGCCGACGCCGCGAAGATCGCCGCTGCCGAGACCGGCGGCATCACGGTCCTGGTGTCACACCGGTTCTCCACGGTACGGATGGCCGACCTGATCGTCGTCATGCATCAGGGCCGGGTGGAGGAGTTCGGTACGCACGCGGAGCTGGTGGGCGCGAACGGCCGGTACGCGGAGTTGTTCGAGTTGCAGGCTCGGGCGTACCGCTGA
- a CDS encoding ABC transporter ATP-binding protein codes for MDTPPAVRARGISKFFGEVVALDGVDLDVAPGQLHGLVGPNGAGKTTLLGLLLGLAVPDKGTLEILGTPVGRVLAVPDGVAGFVDGPGLYPSMTARQNLAALAALRGKDSRTMKVEDAIDQVGLTDVADDRVRGFSLGMRQRLGLAAALLTKPRLLILDEPSNGLDPAGKKHVYGVLTRLAADGTAVMLSSHRMDDVEALCSEVTILATGRVAFSGPISKLASEDSELDYRVITSNPPAARRLARRTPGIRLRDDNTVQDGVELLVISATIPALDELVKALVRDDIAVRELAPVVSPLEAAFLALTEQAPTDQQETN; via the coding sequence ATGGACACACCGCCCGCTGTCCGTGCTCGTGGCATCAGCAAGTTCTTCGGCGAGGTCGTCGCGCTCGACGGCGTGGACCTCGACGTCGCACCGGGGCAGTTGCACGGCCTGGTCGGACCGAACGGTGCTGGCAAGACCACGTTGCTCGGCCTCCTGCTGGGACTCGCCGTTCCCGACAAAGGCACTCTTGAGATTCTCGGTACGCCGGTCGGCCGCGTACTCGCCGTCCCGGACGGAGTCGCCGGTTTCGTCGACGGCCCCGGCCTGTACCCGTCGATGACCGCCCGGCAGAACCTCGCCGCCCTGGCCGCGCTGCGCGGTAAGGACTCGCGGACGATGAAGGTCGAGGACGCGATCGACCAGGTCGGCCTCACCGACGTCGCCGACGACCGGGTCCGCGGCTTCTCGCTCGGCATGCGGCAGCGCCTCGGCCTCGCCGCCGCGCTGCTCACCAAGCCGCGGCTGCTGATCCTGGACGAACCGTCGAACGGCCTCGACCCGGCCGGCAAGAAGCACGTGTACGGCGTACTGACCCGGCTGGCCGCCGACGGTACGGCGGTGATGTTGTCGAGTCACCGGATGGACGACGTCGAGGCGCTCTGCTCCGAGGTGACGATCCTCGCCACCGGGCGGGTCGCGTTCTCCGGGCCGATCAGCAAGCTGGCGTCCGAGGACAGCGAGCTCGACTACCGGGTCATCACCTCGAACCCGCCCGCCGCGCGCCGGCTGGCCCGTCGTACGCCCGGGATCCGGCTGCGCGACGACAACACCGTCCAGGACGGGGTCGAGCTGCTGGTGATTTCGGCGACCATCCCGGCGCTCGACGAGCTCGTCAAGGCGCTGGTCCGCGACGACATCGCCGTCCGCGAGCTGGCGCCGGTGGTGTCGCCGCTGGAGGCCGCGTTCCTGGCCCTGACCGAGCAGGCCCCAACCGACCAGCAGGAGACCAACTGA
- a CDS encoding ABC transporter permease, protein MTAAAADSATAPAAPTAPRVPVLRGYRFELVKLLTQWRVRVLIIACWLAPAVFVTVISKQASLPVDTLFGRSMHATGWAGPLVLLGFAGSWALPLLTSLIAGDVFASEDRLGTWRHLLVAVRSPRRIFVSKALSSGTVILLLVVGLVVSSTISGVLVVGNRQLIGLDGHLLSPGDAAGAVLLAWLCALAPTLALAAIGLLGSVALGRSPMGLLLPAVVALAMQIVQQLPVPVAFRLALPGYAFISWNGLFTSPAQRGPLLIGVAVSLVWAVVATGLAYFLFVRRDFTNPANDGSGRLAVTAGLLPLVLLLGLSTAAVAPVTGFGSGIDQDKVQRAVAVEFAHLYRLQTEQLNRADVTEEQLQSAAECTKGGDQVAARGPGNDWRCVVSWHLPGVEAAGTAIYQLDINPLGRFVADGDGPKEVNGFFLVRTPSGDQPNPLWQFDGNLELLPAH, encoded by the coding sequence ATGACGGCCGCTGCCGCCGATTCCGCGACCGCCCCCGCAGCACCGACGGCTCCTCGGGTGCCGGTGCTCCGTGGTTACCGCTTCGAGCTCGTCAAGCTGCTGACCCAGTGGCGGGTACGCGTCCTGATCATCGCCTGCTGGCTCGCGCCCGCGGTGTTCGTGACCGTCATCAGCAAGCAGGCTTCGCTGCCGGTCGACACCTTGTTCGGTCGTTCGATGCACGCGACCGGTTGGGCCGGTCCGCTGGTGCTGCTCGGCTTCGCCGGTTCGTGGGCGCTGCCCTTGCTCACTTCGTTGATCGCAGGCGATGTGTTCGCTTCCGAGGATCGTCTCGGTACCTGGCGGCACCTGCTGGTCGCGGTTCGTTCGCCGCGCCGCATCTTCGTCTCGAAGGCGCTCTCCAGCGGTACCGTCATCCTGTTGCTGGTCGTCGGACTCGTCGTGTCCAGCACGATCAGCGGCGTACTCGTGGTCGGCAACCGGCAGCTGATCGGTCTGGACGGCCATCTGTTGTCGCCGGGTGACGCGGCCGGCGCCGTACTGCTCGCCTGGCTTTGCGCGCTCGCGCCGACGCTCGCCCTGGCTGCGATCGGTCTGCTCGGCTCGGTCGCGCTCGGCCGTTCGCCGATGGGCCTGCTGCTCCCGGCCGTGGTCGCGCTGGCGATGCAGATTGTCCAGCAGTTGCCCGTACCGGTGGCGTTTCGCTTGGCGCTACCCGGGTACGCCTTCATCAGCTGGAACGGCCTGTTCACCAGTCCGGCGCAGCGCGGCCCACTGCTGATCGGAGTCGCGGTCAGCCTGGTCTGGGCCGTCGTCGCGACCGGTCTCGCGTACTTCCTGTTCGTCCGGCGCGACTTCACCAACCCGGCCAACGATGGCTCCGGCCGGCTCGCGGTCACCGCCGGCCTGCTGCCTCTCGTTCTGCTGCTCGGTCTCAGCACCGCCGCCGTCGCTCCGGTGACCGGCTTCGGTTCCGGGATCGACCAGGACAAGGTGCAGCGGGCGGTCGCGGTCGAGTTCGCGCACCTGTACCGCCTGCAGACCGAACAGCTCAATCGGGCCGATGTCACCGAGGAGCAGCTGCAGAGCGCCGCCGAGTGCACGAAAGGTGGCGACCAGGTCGCCGCCCGTGGGCCCGGCAACGACTGGCGATGCGTCGTCAGCTGGCACCTCCCGGGGGTGGAGGCGGCCGGTACGGCGATCTACCAGCTCGACATCAATCCGCTCGGCCGGTTCGTGGCGGACGGGGACGGACCGAAAGAAGTTAACGGCTTCTTCCTGGTCCGGACCCCGTCCGGGGACCAGCCGAACCCGTTGTGGCAGTTCGACGGCAATCTCGAACTGCTACCCGCCCATTGA
- a CDS encoding alkaline phosphatase family protein: MTAGTTAVAVALAGTAVASTTGFGHDQVGQVTDKGQVISSDQYIKPIGDRLVLQKGKIMSSTVSPDGSHLAAGVTDGGMALAIVDLKSWKVQQYVGNNAAADLKIPGNDIGQEGPTYSPDGKQVWLGQTDGYRKFDVNPAGTLANPTFVSIAADGAKHALASEAVFSADSSTVYAAVNGQNRVVAIDTATGTIKQSWATGNAPRDMVMVGSKLYVSNEGGRPAKPGDTTINSYGTDVVANQNAITTTGTVSVIDTANPSAAPASIDVGLHPTAIYAKNGVVFVTNTATNSVSVIDTKRGKVVQTIATQPWPEASVGYEPNGVTLTDDGHLLVTLGRANAVAVYKFRNALEPVSYVGLLPTDYFPAELAQVGKDIVVSNTRGIDARRDTTAAGHATHDTTSSLTRFQLPDDHAIKKYTKTVFDQNGWTKGSAQLATDKGHRNPVPVPAKLGAPSTIKHVFLIVKENRTYDQVYGDIPEGNGDPALAQYGENVTPNQHALAKQFGLYDNTYDIGTNSAEGHNWLMQADNPEYTESSAGEYLRSYDTENDALGHQKSGFIWTGAQAAGKSVKDFGEFQSIEQKPAGASWQNLYCDTLTMRSTGSTTQYPIQTGSAIPSLNKVSVQGFPQFDTNVPDIYKAEIWKQDFLKSGPANLNMFWLSNDHTGGAANGPAQVADNDLATGRIVDQITHSKYWKDSAIFIVEDDSQAGLDHVDGHRAPIQIISPYAQRGVVDSHYYTQITLIRTIEQILGIQPMNQKDTAATPMFGAFTSKPNFTPFTAVPNRTSLTGGVKPQPACGSDTPAAQNPNVAAAPAATVPAGMESMAAQWSAWKDQQRTTGPNARADFANPAQMNHYNWYEAHNWSTPYPGEAQIVAPANVPGAAIPAAENDG; this comes from the coding sequence GTGACCGCGGGTACCACCGCGGTCGCGGTGGCCCTGGCCGGGACGGCAGTCGCCTCGACGACCGGCTTCGGTCACGACCAGGTCGGGCAGGTCACCGACAAGGGTCAGGTGATCTCGTCCGACCAGTACATCAAGCCGATCGGCGACCGGCTCGTCCTCCAGAAGGGCAAGATCATGTCGTCGACGGTCAGTCCCGACGGCAGCCACCTGGCCGCCGGCGTGACCGACGGCGGGATGGCGCTGGCGATCGTCGACCTGAAGAGCTGGAAGGTCCAGCAGTACGTCGGCAACAACGCCGCCGCGGACCTGAAGATCCCCGGGAACGACATCGGCCAGGAAGGACCGACGTACTCGCCGGACGGCAAGCAGGTCTGGCTGGGGCAGACCGACGGCTACCGGAAGTTCGACGTGAACCCGGCCGGAACGCTCGCGAACCCGACGTTCGTGTCCATCGCCGCCGACGGCGCGAAGCACGCGCTGGCGAGTGAAGCGGTGTTCTCGGCCGACAGCTCGACGGTGTACGCCGCCGTGAACGGCCAGAACCGCGTCGTCGCCATCGACACCGCCACCGGCACCATCAAGCAGAGCTGGGCGACCGGCAACGCGCCGCGCGACATGGTGATGGTCGGCAGCAAGCTGTACGTGAGCAACGAAGGTGGTCGCCCGGCCAAACCGGGTGACACGACGATCAACTCGTACGGCACCGACGTCGTGGCGAACCAGAACGCGATCACCACGACGGGTACGGTCAGCGTGATCGACACGGCGAACCCATCGGCCGCGCCGGCCAGTATCGACGTCGGTCTGCACCCGACCGCGATCTACGCCAAGAACGGCGTCGTCTTCGTCACCAACACCGCCACCAACTCGGTCTCGGTGATCGACACCAAGCGCGGCAAGGTAGTCCAGACCATTGCCACGCAACCCTGGCCGGAGGCCTCGGTCGGCTACGAGCCGAACGGCGTCACGCTCACCGACGACGGCCACCTGCTGGTCACCCTCGGCCGGGCGAACGCGGTCGCGGTGTACAAGTTCAGGAACGCGCTAGAGCCGGTCAGCTACGTCGGGCTGCTGCCGACCGACTACTTCCCGGCCGAGCTTGCTCAGGTCGGCAAGGACATCGTCGTGTCCAACACCCGCGGTATCGACGCCCGCCGGGACACCACGGCCGCCGGTCACGCGACGCACGACACCACGTCCAGCCTGACCAGGTTCCAGCTGCCGGACGACCACGCGATCAAGAAGTACACCAAGACGGTCTTCGACCAGAACGGCTGGACGAAGGGCTCCGCGCAGCTCGCCACGGACAAGGGGCACCGCAACCCGGTACCCGTCCCGGCGAAGCTGGGAGCCCCGTCGACGATCAAGCACGTGTTCCTGATCGTCAAGGAGAACCGCACCTACGACCAGGTGTACGGCGACATCCCGGAGGGCAACGGCGACCCGGCGCTGGCGCAGTACGGCGAGAACGTGACGCCGAACCAGCACGCGCTGGCCAAGCAGTTCGGCCTGTACGACAACACGTACGACATCGGCACGAACTCCGCCGAAGGTCACAACTGGCTGATGCAGGCGGACAACCCGGAGTACACCGAGTCGTCGGCCGGTGAGTACCTGCGCAGCTACGACACCGAGAACGATGCCCTCGGCCACCAGAAGAGCGGCTTCATCTGGACCGGCGCGCAGGCGGCCGGAAAGAGCGTCAAGGACTTCGGCGAGTTCCAGTCGATCGAGCAGAAGCCGGCCGGCGCGAGCTGGCAGAACCTGTACTGCGACACGCTGACCATGCGGTCCACCGGTTCCACCACCCAGTACCCGATCCAGACCGGCTCGGCAATCCCGTCGCTGAACAAGGTGTCGGTGCAGGGCTTCCCGCAGTTCGACACCAACGTGCCGGACATCTACAAGGCCGAGATCTGGAAGCAGGACTTCCTGAAGAGCGGCCCGGCCAACCTGAACATGTTCTGGCTGTCCAACGACCACACCGGTGGTGCTGCCAACGGTCCGGCGCAGGTTGCCGACAATGACCTGGCCACCGGCCGGATCGTCGACCAGATCACCCACAGCAAGTACTGGAAGGACTCGGCGATCTTCATCGTCGAGGACGACTCGCAGGCGGGTCTCGACCACGTCGACGGGCACCGGGCGCCGATCCAGATCATCAGCCCGTACGCCCAGCGTGGCGTGGTGGACAGCCACTACTACACCCAGATCACGTTGATCCGGACGATCGAGCAGATCCTCGGCATCCAGCCGATGAACCAGAAGGACACCGCTGCCACCCCGATGTTCGGCGCGTTCACCAGCAAGCCGAACTTCACCCCGTTCACCGCGGTCCCGAACCGGACCTCGCTGACCGGTGGCGTGAAGCCGCAGCCGGCCTGTGGCTCGGACACCCCGGCGGCGCAGAACCCGAACGTCGCCGCGGCGCCGGCCGCTACCGTCCCGGCCGGTATGGAGTCGATGGCGGCGCAGTGGTCGGCTTGGAAGGACCAGCAGCGCACCACCGGCCCGAACGCCCGGGCCGACTTCGCCAACCCGGCGCAGATGAACCACTACAACTGGTACGAGGCGCACAACTGGTCCACGCCGTACCCCGGTGAGGCCCAGATCGTCGCGCCGGCGAACGTCCCCGGCGCGGCCATCCCCGCCGCCGAGAACGACGGCTGA
- a CDS encoding HelD family protein, which produces MAEPELTSERAFLDTARAALSRMYADVVDRDVQVIGGEDNDERFTNEANQRAKQLRTHALLDLPEVPLFFGRLDYEAGTIEDLDQIYIGRRHVHDGTGVPLVIDWRAPVSVPFYRATKSDRQRVLMRRRYGFSDAADLTGFEDEPLAGAVDDQPDQADAFLRAEIERPRTGPMRDIVATIQPEQDDLVRAPLHPSVCVQGAPGTGKTAVGLHRVAYLLYTERERLTRGGVVIVGPNKSFLSYIRKVLPALGEVDVRQITIDELLTRPAAASDDTGAERLKGDARMAGVLRRALWSYVGTPTDGVLYSKGSRRYRVHDYEVVDIVTDLRESTRYAPGRNALAQRIAHVVLVRMEERAESPDDRVQNAVARSKPVKEVLDSVWPRVVPEQVLHRLFSDADFLAAAAPELTDEERTALLWTKPPRSWKSTKWSFADTVLLDELEDLIERHSGSLGHLVLDEAQDLSAMQLRALGRRCRTGSATVLGDLAQATTPWAAGSWDLVLGHLDKSDGVVAELGRGFRVPAQIIDFAARLLPEIAPTLGKPSGVRTVADALGIVEADEATLAAQVVAECRAALAGEGSVALIAADDQVGQLRDAITAAGLETALLGETEDEVDTVRLVCVPATLAKGLEFDAVIVAEPARIVAAEPRGLHRLYVVLTRAVSSLQVVHAEPLPGPLVGATL; this is translated from the coding sequence ATGGCCGAACCTGAACTCACGTCCGAACGCGCCTTCCTGGACACCGCCCGCGCCGCCCTCAGCCGGATGTACGCCGACGTCGTCGACCGTGACGTCCAGGTGATCGGCGGCGAGGACAACGACGAGCGTTTCACCAACGAAGCCAACCAGCGGGCCAAGCAGCTGCGTACGCACGCGCTGCTCGACCTGCCCGAGGTACCGCTGTTCTTCGGCCGGCTGGACTACGAAGCCGGCACCATCGAGGACCTCGACCAGATCTACATCGGCCGCCGGCACGTCCACGACGGCACCGGCGTACCGCTGGTGATCGACTGGCGCGCGCCGGTGTCGGTGCCGTTCTACCGCGCCACCAAGAGCGACCGGCAGCGAGTGCTGATGCGCCGCCGGTACGGGTTCTCCGACGCGGCCGACCTGACCGGCTTCGAGGACGAGCCGCTGGCCGGCGCCGTCGACGATCAGCCGGATCAGGCCGACGCGTTCCTGCGCGCCGAGATCGAGCGGCCGCGTACGGGACCGATGCGTGACATCGTCGCCACCATCCAGCCGGAGCAGGACGACCTGGTCCGCGCGCCGCTGCATCCGAGCGTCTGCGTACAAGGCGCGCCCGGCACCGGCAAGACGGCCGTCGGCCTGCACCGCGTCGCGTACCTGCTCTACACCGAGCGTGAGCGCCTCACTCGTGGCGGCGTCGTGATCGTCGGACCGAACAAGTCCTTCCTGTCGTACATCCGCAAGGTGCTGCCGGCGCTCGGCGAGGTCGACGTCCGGCAGATCACCATCGACGAACTGCTCACCCGTCCGGCCGCCGCCTCCGACGATACGGGCGCCGAGCGATTGAAGGGCGACGCGCGGATGGCCGGCGTACTGCGGCGCGCGCTGTGGTCGTACGTCGGTACGCCGACCGATGGAGTCCTTTACAGTAAGGGATCGCGGCGCTACCGCGTCCACGACTACGAGGTTGTCGACATCGTCACTGACCTTCGCGAGTCGACTCGGTACGCGCCTGGCCGGAACGCCCTCGCGCAGCGGATCGCGCACGTCGTGCTGGTCCGGATGGAGGAGCGCGCCGAGTCGCCGGATGACCGCGTCCAGAACGCGGTCGCCCGGTCGAAGCCGGTGAAGGAGGTGCTCGACTCGGTCTGGCCGCGCGTCGTGCCCGAGCAAGTCCTGCACCGGCTCTTCTCGGACGCCGATTTCCTCGCCGCCGCCGCGCCGGAGCTGACCGACGAGGAGCGTACGGCCCTGCTCTGGACTAAACCGCCGCGGTCGTGGAAGTCGACGAAGTGGTCCTTCGCCGACACGGTTCTGCTGGATGAGTTGGAAGACTTGATCGAGCGGCACAGCGGATCGCTCGGGCACCTCGTCCTGGACGAAGCGCAGGACCTGTCGGCGATGCAGTTGCGCGCGCTCGGCCGCCGCTGCCGTACCGGATCGGCCACCGTCCTCGGCGACCTCGCGCAGGCGACGACGCCCTGGGCCGCGGGTTCGTGGGACCTGGTGCTCGGGCATCTGGACAAGAGCGACGGCGTGGTCGCCGAGCTCGGCCGCGGGTTCCGGGTGCCGGCCCAGATCATCGACTTCGCGGCTCGGTTGCTGCCCGAGATCGCGCCGACACTCGGCAAGCCCAGCGGCGTACGGACCGTGGCCGACGCCCTGGGCATCGTCGAGGCGGACGAGGCGACGCTCGCGGCGCAGGTGGTGGCCGAGTGCCGGGCCGCGCTCGCCGGGGAAGGTTCGGTCGCGCTGATCGCGGCGGACGATCAGGTCGGGCAGCTCCGGGACGCGATCACCGCCGCCGGTCTGGAGACCGCGTTGCTCGGCGAGACCGAGGACGAGGTCGACACGGTGCGACTGGTCTGCGTACCCGCCACGCTGGCGAAGGGCCTGGAGTTCGACGCGGTGATCGTTGCCGAGCCCGCCCGGATCGTCGCGGCCGAGCCACGCGGCCTGCACCGGCTGTACGTCGTACTAACCCGCGCTGTCAGCAGCCTGCAGGTCGTGCATGCCGAGCCGCTTCCCGGACCCCTGGTGGGAGCTACTCTCTAG
- a CDS encoding GTP-binding protein LepA, translating to MFLSDITTSRRRRREDSRLADHVDRLGEEHPPIPLDSVDYTMKKPGLLAEKFGHVLDYMARVELEVERNVLELNILLPDPPEVDRHFYADVWMPQEIQHGLILDELQQQAGLDPTDANLSEVDFSLKLLGALGRMPGVQDISRMLYYLTGLATERSAVLAYNKLHAGLLELGEKAIARTVIAPIRRQEPGHFAYYQMAAQGLWVQMSGWQKWLTRALRKRTFEVVGAYNKRQVTDFGDVMKALRMSDGGEAELREYARQVGRAEYELMFAHRRGLRVPDYVFKSLRRAVELAAERKGETWPAAQPAGS from the coding sequence ATGTTTCTGAGCGATATCACCACATCCCGACGTCGCCGCCGCGAGGACAGCCGGCTGGCCGATCATGTCGACCGGCTCGGCGAGGAGCATCCGCCGATCCCGCTCGACAGCGTCGACTACACGATGAAGAAGCCGGGGCTGCTGGCGGAGAAGTTCGGCCACGTGCTCGACTACATGGCCCGGGTCGAGCTCGAGGTCGAGCGGAACGTGCTGGAGCTGAACATCCTGCTGCCGGACCCGCCCGAGGTGGACAGGCACTTCTATGCCGATGTCTGGATGCCGCAGGAGATCCAGCACGGGCTGATCCTGGACGAGCTGCAGCAGCAGGCCGGCCTCGACCCGACCGACGCGAACCTGTCCGAGGTCGACTTCAGCCTCAAGCTACTCGGCGCGCTCGGCCGGATGCCCGGCGTGCAGGACATCAGCCGGATGCTCTACTACCTGACCGGTCTGGCCACGGAGCGGTCCGCCGTGCTCGCGTACAACAAACTGCACGCCGGGCTGCTCGAGCTGGGGGAGAAGGCGATCGCCAGGACCGTGATCGCGCCGATCCGCCGGCAGGAGCCGGGCCATTTCGCGTACTACCAGATGGCCGCGCAGGGCTTGTGGGTGCAGATGTCCGGTTGGCAGAAGTGGCTGACGCGGGCGCTGCGGAAGCGTACGTTCGAAGTGGTCGGTGCCTACAACAAGCGGCAGGTGACCGACTTCGGCGATGTGATGAAGGCGCTGCGGATGAGCGACGGCGGTGAGGCCGAGCTGCGCGAGTACGCCCGCCAGGTGGGCCGAGCCGAGTACGAGCTGATGTTCGCGCACCGGCGTGGACTACGGGTACCGGACTATGTGTTCAAGTCCTTGCGGCGGGCCGTGGAGCTCGCCGCCGAGCGGAAAGGTGAAACCTGGCCCGCCGCCCAACCAGCCGGCTCATGA
- a CDS encoding TetR/AcrR family transcriptional regulator, producing the protein MTAPAHARHTKRQLIVETAERLFAEHGYDATSTARIAHEAGVPSGLVFYHFATKLELLLAIVQERPAPSEVLRSAARGRTVRRRLRRIVDTMAEQLEQDRATRIIVFREAQGRPEIALRAAELFEEAAVTVAEVLAGADDIVDDPARVRTAAELVVSRVFLDTVALGQDDATGTRHAAVIDLLADSLTKPAAPRGLRGNAS; encoded by the coding sequence ATGACTGCTCCCGCGCACGCGCGTCACACCAAGCGCCAGCTGATCGTCGAAACGGCCGAGCGGCTGTTCGCCGAGCACGGCTACGACGCGACGTCGACGGCCCGGATCGCGCACGAGGCCGGCGTACCGTCCGGGCTGGTGTTCTACCACTTCGCCACCAAGCTGGAGCTGCTGCTCGCGATCGTGCAGGAGCGTCCGGCACCGAGCGAGGTACTGCGCTCGGCGGCGCGCGGCCGGACCGTACGGCGGCGGCTTCGTCGGATTGTCGACACGATGGCCGAGCAACTCGAACAGGACCGGGCGACGCGGATCATCGTGTTCCGGGAGGCGCAGGGGCGGCCGGAGATCGCTTTGAGAGCAGCCGAGCTGTTCGAGGAGGCAGCGGTAACGGTAGCGGAGGTGCTGGCCGGGGCCGACGATATTGTCGACGATCCGGCGCGGGTACGAACTGCCGCCGAGCTTGTGGTCAGCCGCGTCTTCCTGGACACCGTTGCCCTGGGCCAGGACGATGCCACGGGTACCCGCCATGCCGCCGTCATCGACCTGCTCGCCGACTCGCTGACGAAGCCGGCGGCGCCGCGTGGTTTACGGGGTAATGCCTCTTAG